One genomic segment of Photobacterium sp. DA100 includes these proteins:
- a CDS encoding FKBP-type peptidyl-prolyl cis-trans isomerase, giving the protein MSDVKLDTVETKASYGIGLQMGQQLAQSGLEGLNVAAIAKGIATSLTGEMPEIEVDEINNALRELHTRAEAVRQEQAKAAAADGEAFLKDNALRPEVTVTESGLQYEILVEGNGEIPTSDKQVRVHYHGELTDGTVFDSSVSRGQPAEFPVTGVIAGWVEALQLMPVGSKWKLYIPQNLAYGERGAGAAIPPYAALVFEVELLDIL; this is encoded by the coding sequence ATGTCTGACGTTAAACTAGATACAGTTGAAACTAAAGCAAGCTACGGTATCGGTCTTCAAATGGGCCAGCAGCTAGCACAAAGTGGTCTAGAGGGCCTGAATGTTGCTGCTATCGCCAAAGGTATCGCGACTTCTCTAACTGGCGAGATGCCAGAAATCGAAGTTGACGAAATCAACAACGCACTACGTGAACTACACACTCGTGCCGAGGCTGTTCGTCAGGAGCAAGCTAAAGCTGCTGCGGCTGATGGCGAAGCGTTCCTAAAAGATAACGCACTACGCCCAGAAGTTACAGTGACTGAGTCTGGTCTACAGTACGAAATTCTGGTTGAAGGTAACGGCGAAATCCCTACTTCTGACAAGCAAGTACGCGTTCACTACCACGGCGAGCTAACAGACGGAACTGTTTTCGACAGCTCTGTTTCTCGCGGTCAGCCTGCAGAATTCCCAGTAACGGGCGTAATCGCTGGTTGGGTTGAAGCCCTTCAGCTAATGCCTGTTGGTTCTAAGTGGAAACTATACATCCCACAGAACCTGGCATACGGCGAGCGCGGCGCAGGTGCAGCGATCCCGCCATATGCAGCGCTAGTGTTCGAAGTAGAACTACTAGACATCCTGTAA
- a CDS encoding Crp/Fnr family transcriptional regulator: protein MTTALTQYLQDHGADKQAVEQALALAEPMELPTRHILLNQGEQPSQAFFLVEGVCHACYLTSGGRQFSKEFYWEQELILGFESLLTAGPSEYLLETLSASQILALPLTLVEQWKETCPRLYMALLERQLLFKEHKERFMLIHTPEERYTLFGEHFPELEAQLADYQIASYLGITATSLSRIRARLNEK from the coding sequence ATGACAACAGCCCTAACCCAATACCTCCAAGACCATGGCGCCGATAAACAGGCCGTCGAACAAGCTCTGGCGCTAGCCGAGCCGATGGAGCTACCAACCCGCCATATATTGCTCAACCAAGGCGAGCAACCGAGCCAGGCCTTCTTTCTTGTCGAAGGGGTCTGCCATGCTTGCTACCTAACCTCTGGGGGCCGCCAGTTCAGCAAAGAGTTTTACTGGGAGCAAGAGCTGATCCTTGGCTTTGAAAGCCTGCTGACCGCTGGTCCTTCCGAATATTTGCTAGAAACCCTATCGGCCAGCCAGATACTCGCCTTGCCCCTGACCCTCGTCGAGCAATGGAAGGAGACCTGTCCCCGACTCTATATGGCCCTGCTTGAAAGACAGCTTCTGTTCAAGGAGCACAAAGAACGCTTCATGCTCATCCATACTCCCGAAGAGCGCTATACCCTCTTTGGCGAACACTTCCCCGAGTTAGAAGCGCAACTAGCCGACTACCAGATTGCCTCTTACCTTGGTATTACTGCCACCAGTCTGAGCCGTATCCGCGCCAGGCTCAATGAAAAGTAG
- a CDS encoding DUF2780 domain-containing protein, translating to MHLLTRTRAKTWLLLLIGSLLLPTASHGFSLSDLFGGGDDETASTVSNPLTDLISSQLNISNEQAAGGAGALLSIAASQLGGEQATELTKMIPGLDALTASLPPGTSALLGNMDTINQVFSALGMDASMVSQFIPVVMQFLGDQGASAGLLDSLGSIWQTAG from the coding sequence ATGCATCTATTGACCCGAACCCGCGCCAAAACCTGGCTACTGCTGCTCATTGGCAGCTTGCTGTTACCTACTGCCAGCCACGGCTTTAGCCTTTCTGACTTATTCGGTGGCGGAGATGACGAAACGGCATCAACAGTTAGCAACCCATTGACCGATCTCATTAGCAGTCAGCTCAATATTTCTAACGAGCAAGCCGCAGGAGGGGCTGGTGCCCTGCTGTCGATCGCTGCCAGCCAACTTGGCGGCGAACAGGCCACTGAACTGACAAAAATGATCCCCGGGCTCGACGCCCTGACCGCCAGCCTACCTCCAGGCACCAGTGCACTGCTTGGCAATATGGATACCATCAACCAGGTATTCAGCGCCCTCGGCATGGATGCCAGCATGGTGAGCCAATTCATTCCGGTGGTGATGCAGTTCCTTGGCGATCAAGGAGCCAGTGCGGGCCTGCTCGATAGTCTCGGCAGTATCTGGCAGACCGCGGGCTGA
- the cysG gene encoding siroheme synthase CysG yields MDYLPIFADLKRRPCLVVGGNDVAWRKAKMLLKAGADVKVISPELSPLFQQAVTSGQITYLGEDFSPEHLDGMFLAIAATERKALNALVYQSANQRQVLVNVVDDTQRCSFIVPSVIDRSPIIVAVSSSGQAPVLARLIREKLEALLPQHLGKMATIAGRFRSRLAQTVTSFSARRQFWEQAFNGRFASLVAAGQLELAGQELEQLSQGQANRGEVALIGAGPGDAGLLTLRALQLLQQADVVLFDYLVSEEVMDLIRRDAERVCVGKKAGFHSVPQAETNRLLVEYASQGKRVVRLKGGDPFVFGRGGEELEVLFDHNIPFEVVPGITAAAGATAYAGIPLTHRDHAQTAMFVTGHLKAGSDQLDWQTLARGNQTLVIYMGLMNASDIMQQLIEHGRAATTPVAIIERGTQPTQKIYKGQLQELDELAQQAASPALIVVGEVVNLSEKLHWFGKQPQPAHPDMDQQGAVVKLA; encoded by the coding sequence ATGGACTATCTGCCAATTTTTGCTGACCTCAAGCGCCGGCCATGCTTGGTTGTTGGTGGTAATGATGTTGCTTGGCGCAAGGCGAAGATGCTGCTTAAGGCAGGAGCCGATGTAAAAGTTATCAGTCCGGAGCTGTCGCCTCTTTTCCAACAAGCTGTTACCAGCGGCCAGATTACCTATTTGGGTGAAGATTTTTCACCTGAACATCTTGATGGCATGTTCCTCGCTATCGCGGCTACTGAGCGTAAGGCTTTGAATGCACTGGTATACCAGTCTGCCAACCAGCGGCAGGTCTTGGTCAATGTCGTGGATGACACTCAACGCTGTAGCTTCATTGTTCCGTCCGTTATCGATCGCTCTCCGATCATCGTTGCCGTTTCTTCATCGGGGCAAGCGCCGGTACTGGCAAGGTTGATCCGTGAAAAACTTGAGGCGTTACTGCCACAGCACCTAGGCAAGATGGCAACGATTGCGGGTCGATTCCGTTCTCGCTTAGCTCAAACCGTGACTTCTTTCTCTGCCCGACGCCAGTTCTGGGAGCAAGCCTTCAATGGACGCTTTGCCTCACTAGTCGCTGCAGGTCAGCTTGAGTTGGCCGGGCAGGAGCTGGAGCAGCTTAGCCAAGGTCAAGCCAATCGTGGTGAAGTGGCCTTGATCGGTGCCGGACCGGGTGATGCAGGTTTGCTGACCCTCAGAGCGTTGCAGTTATTGCAACAAGCCGATGTGGTGCTGTTTGATTATTTAGTTTCGGAAGAGGTGATGGACCTAATTCGCCGCGATGCCGAGCGGGTATGTGTGGGTAAGAAGGCTGGATTTCACAGTGTACCTCAGGCCGAGACTAACCGCCTGCTGGTGGAATATGCCTCGCAGGGTAAGCGTGTGGTGCGACTTAAGGGCGGGGATCCTTTTGTCTTCGGTCGCGGTGGTGAGGAGCTGGAAGTGTTGTTCGATCACAATATTCCGTTTGAGGTAGTGCCGGGGATCACTGCGGCGGCTGGTGCGACTGCCTATGCCGGCATTCCTCTAACTCACAGGGATCATGCTCAGACCGCGATGTTCGTCACCGGGCATCTCAAAGCTGGTAGTGACCAACTGGACTGGCAAACCTTGGCGCGGGGTAACCAGACTCTGGTGATTTATATGGGGCTAATGAATGCCTCTGACATCATGCAGCAGCTTATCGAGCACGGCCGCGCAGCCACGACCCCGGTCGCCATTATTGAACGCGGCACTCAGCCAACCCAAAAGATTTACAAAGGCCAGCTCCAAGAGCTGGACGAGTTAGCTCAGCAGGCGGCTTCCCCGGCACTGATTGTGGTCGGGGAAGTGGTCAATCTATCAGAAAAATTACATTGGTTCGGAAAGCAACCACAACCGGCTCATCCCGATATGGATCAGCAAGGTGCCGTGGTGAAACTGGCTTAG
- a CDS encoding LysM-like peptidoglycan-binding domain-containing protein, translated as MGQAKRRSNKKREFSWPRITFDKAALKQGAAAIRGKLAPLESKWHQLPKLHRRALMVLVPVVGVLLLLPGGEPTIQPASSEPVRRELSLNLESQQPQRITVGEREEPVSPARPSRITPLEPVESQTVAARPAAKPSEKTGSSSQSASADWQRYQVKSGETLANIFRQHNLPLNDLYAVAAIEGDDKPLSRIKAGQWLRYRQTAQGGLDALQIEGRNGEPILFFRRSDGSFVRRTQ; from the coding sequence ATGGGACAGGCCAAACGCCGTTCGAATAAAAAGAGAGAGTTTTCGTGGCCGCGCATTACCTTCGATAAGGCGGCGTTGAAACAAGGAGCCGCGGCTATCCGTGGCAAGCTTGCTCCGTTGGAAAGCAAGTGGCACCAACTGCCTAAACTGCACCGCCGTGCTTTGATGGTGCTCGTGCCGGTGGTCGGCGTGTTGCTGTTACTGCCTGGTGGAGAGCCGACTATACAGCCTGCTTCTTCTGAGCCGGTTCGCCGAGAATTGTCCCTGAACCTGGAGAGCCAGCAGCCGCAACGCATAACTGTCGGTGAGCGGGAAGAGCCGGTATCACCAGCTCGTCCTTCGCGTATTACCCCGTTGGAGCCGGTAGAAAGTCAGACGGTAGCGGCTAGGCCTGCCGCTAAACCGTCTGAAAAAACGGGCTCCTCATCGCAGTCGGCCAGTGCCGACTGGCAGCGCTACCAGGTCAAAAGCGGCGAGACCTTGGCCAATATTTTCCGTCAGCACAACCTGCCGCTTAATGATCTGTATGCGGTCGCCGCCATTGAAGGGGACGACAAGCCCCTGAGCCGGATCAAGGCCGGTCAGTGGCTGCGTTACCGACAAACCGCACAAGGCGGGTTGGATGCGTTGCAAATCGAAGGGCGCAACGGCGAGCCGATCTTGTTTTTCCGTCGCTCGGACGGCAGCTTTGTACGCCGTACCCAGTAA
- a CDS encoding bifunctional 2',3'-cyclic-nucleotide 2'-phosphodiesterase/3'-nucleotidase: MKLSAKPLSIAILGGMLAMAGPATADTIKLRILETTDIHTNVMDYDYYKDKPTKKTGLVRTATLVKQAQSEVTNSVLVDNGDLIQGSPMGDYMAAKGLGAGDVHPVYKAMNQLNYEVGNIGNHEFNYGLDFLDKAISGANFPYINANVYDLKTGKNLFTPYVIKTHTFKDTDGAEHEVKIGYIGFVPPQIMVWDKRNLEGKVKAEDIKQTAEKFVPQMKAEGADIIVAIPHSGVSADPYKVMAENSVYYLTEVEGIDAITFGHSHAVFPSKAFANLPNTDVEKGTINGIPAVMPGRWGDHLGVIDLVLKQKGESWTVTSAQTEARPIFDKIKGEAIVEADEKMVEAVKAEHDGTREFVNQPIGKANDVMYSFLALVQDDPTVQIVSLAQQDYVERFIQGDPDLDGIPVLSAAAPFKAGGRGNDPTNFTEVESGQLTFRNAADLYLYPNTLVAMKVTGKEVKEWLECSAGQFNQIDLNSDKQQGLINWDGFRTYNFDVIDGVHYSIDVSQPARYDGDCKLINDKAERIQGLTFNGKPVDPAQPFIIATNNYRAYSGKFAGTGEEYIAFASPDENRTIVADYITRVSKEQGEVTPSADNNWRFAPLKSEKELNITFETSPGDKAASFIKEKAQYPMEKTGTDEIGFAVYRIDLQK, from the coding sequence ATGAAGTTATCAGCCAAACCCTTATCGATTGCGATTTTGGGCGGCATGCTGGCTATGGCAGGTCCGGCTACAGCAGACACCATCAAGCTTCGCATCCTGGAAACTACGGATATCCATACCAATGTCATGGACTATGACTACTACAAAGACAAGCCGACCAAGAAAACCGGCCTGGTCCGCACAGCAACATTGGTAAAGCAAGCCCAGTCTGAAGTAACCAACAGTGTTTTGGTTGATAACGGTGATTTGATCCAAGGTAGTCCAATGGGTGACTACATGGCCGCCAAGGGGCTTGGCGCAGGTGACGTGCACCCCGTTTACAAAGCGATGAACCAGCTGAACTACGAAGTGGGCAACATCGGTAACCACGAGTTCAACTACGGATTGGACTTCCTCGACAAAGCTATCTCAGGGGCAAACTTCCCTTACATCAACGCCAACGTCTACGATTTGAAGACCGGCAAGAACCTCTTTACCCCTTATGTGATCAAAACCCACACCTTCAAGGACACCGATGGTGCCGAGCACGAAGTTAAAATCGGTTACATCGGCTTTGTACCGCCGCAAATCATGGTATGGGACAAACGCAACCTAGAAGGCAAGGTCAAGGCTGAAGATATCAAGCAAACCGCCGAGAAGTTTGTCCCGCAAATGAAAGCGGAAGGTGCTGACATCATCGTTGCCATCCCGCACTCGGGTGTCTCAGCAGATCCTTACAAGGTAATGGCCGAGAACTCGGTCTACTACCTCACAGAAGTTGAAGGTATCGATGCCATCACCTTCGGTCACTCACATGCCGTCTTCCCTAGTAAGGCCTTTGCCAACCTGCCAAACACCGATGTGGAAAAAGGCACCATCAACGGTATCCCTGCGGTTATGCCGGGTCGCTGGGGGGATCACCTGGGTGTGATTGACTTGGTGCTAAAGCAAAAAGGCGAGAGCTGGACAGTGACCAGTGCGCAAACAGAAGCTCGTCCGATTTTCGATAAAATAAAAGGCGAAGCAATCGTAGAAGCTGACGAAAAAATGGTTGAGGCGGTGAAGGCCGAGCACGACGGTACCCGTGAGTTCGTCAATCAGCCAATCGGAAAAGCCAACGATGTGATGTACAGCTTCCTAGCGCTGGTACAGGATGATCCAACAGTGCAAATCGTCAGCCTTGCCCAGCAAGATTATGTCGAGCGCTTTATCCAAGGTGATCCGGATCTAGATGGTATTCCTGTGCTGTCTGCTGCCGCACCATTCAAAGCCGGCGGCCGCGGTAACGATCCAACAAACTTTACCGAGGTAGAATCCGGCCAACTGACCTTCCGTAACGCGGCAGACCTTTACCTGTATCCAAATACCCTAGTGGCAATGAAGGTCACCGGTAAAGAAGTAAAAGAGTGGCTGGAATGCTCTGCCGGCCAATTCAACCAAATCGATCTTAACAGCGACAAACAGCAGGGCCTGATCAACTGGGACGGCTTCCGTACCTATAACTTCGATGTTATCGACGGTGTGCACTACAGCATCGATGTATCCCAGCCTGCCCGCTACGACGGCGACTGCAAGTTAATCAACGACAAGGCCGAGCGTATCCAGGGCCTGACCTTCAATGGCAAGCCTGTGGATCCAGCGCAGCCATTTATCATCGCAACCAACAACTACCGCGCCTATAGCGGAAAATTTGCCGGTACCGGTGAAGAGTACATTGCCTTCGCTTCCCCTGATGAAAACCGCACCATTGTGGCGGACTACATCACTCGCGTCAGCAAAGAGCAGGGTGAAGTGACACCTAGCGCTGACAACAACTGGCGCTTTGCCCCGCTCAAGAGTGAGAAAGAGCTAAACATTACTTTCGAAACCTCACCGGGTGACAAAGCCGCAAGCTTCATCAAGGAGAAAGCGCAATACCCAATGGAGAAAACCGGTACTGACGAAATCGGCTTTGCGGTTTACCGTATCGATCTACAAAAGTAA
- a CDS encoding GNAT family N-acetyltransferase: MQWQCLSFDQLTTHQLYDLLKLRCNVFVVEQECAYPELDDHDRHAGTHHLLGYQDKMLVAYLRLLPAGTTYDGVSIGRVVTAPNARGKGIGNQLLEQGLAFAEQLWPGKTIEIGAQSHLQHYYRRYGFEAFSEEYLEDGIPHIDMRLTK; this comes from the coding sequence ATGCAATGGCAGTGCCTCAGCTTTGACCAACTGACAACCCACCAGCTCTATGACTTGCTAAAACTGCGCTGCAATGTCTTTGTCGTCGAACAAGAATGTGCCTACCCGGAGCTGGATGATCATGACAGGCACGCAGGCACCCACCACTTACTGGGCTACCAAGACAAGATGCTAGTCGCCTACCTCCGTCTGTTACCTGCCGGTACCACCTATGACGGTGTCAGCATTGGCCGGGTCGTGACCGCACCCAACGCACGCGGTAAAGGCATTGGCAACCAGCTGCTCGAACAAGGCCTGGCTTTCGCCGAGCAGCTGTGGCCAGGTAAAACCATCGAAATCGGTGCCCAGTCGCACTTGCAGCATTATTACCGGCGCTATGGTTTCGAGGCTTTTTCAGAAGAATACCTAGAAGACGGTATCCCACATATTGATATGCGTCTCACCAAATAG